From Platichthys flesus chromosome 7, fPlaFle2.1, whole genome shotgun sequence:
GAACATGTTCAGTCATagtgataacaataataataataatgcaaaagTACAAGTATGTTCTACAGATGAAGTGCAACACCACTGATACTGAAGCTAATATGCTAAGCTAACATGTGCAGATAGAGAATTGAGTTTCCAGCAGAAGGTAGAAGTTCAAACTGCTCCTCAGAGACGTTAGTTTGAGGAACAGGAAGGAGCTGAGTCACCTCACCACTCACATGATGTCTGTCCAGCAGATCAACCTTATGGCATCATGTTCATATTCTCAGATTGATTGAGCTGCTTAATGTGGAGCAGcaggtcagtgtttgtgttcaggacAGAAAGTGAATCAAGTGTGATATGAATGTAAAACTCAGAGAAATAAGATTTAATGAGGTTTGTTACAATGTTGACTCCAGAGGATttatgaaaataagaaaatgatgaaatatttgATTGAATATATAACATCCTTTATATTAACAATTGCTGGCGTTTGAATTAATTTCAATGGAACATATGCTTCTCACAGATGTATAATTCTTCATGATGATTCTAACTTTGAGTTCACAGTAAATCCGCTCCACGTTGTGAGTTCTGCTTCCTCTCAGGTTCCTTTTCCACCGTACACGGCATCTGGACTTCCTGGACACGGCCTCGGGACGTCCTGGGCACGACCTCTGGACGTGGACACAGCGTCAGGACGTCCTGGGCACGACCTCAGGTCCTGGACACAGAcacttgtttctgctgctcctcGGCTGATGTTGAGAACCACAAACCACAGAAGGTGATGATAACAACGATAACCTGAATCGAGTTTATTGTGTTTGTCAAATGCAGCGACactgattttaaataaaaaacacttgtgGGAAAAGACACatctatttaatatttaaattaattccaTGATTCCTAATTATATCACAGGCTGCGTGAAAGACAATCAACTcaaaaattatataattttcCATGAGTGACACAAATTTTACTGATGAAGAATATTTGACTTTCCTTCATCGTGACAACACACTGAGGTTTTAATGAGGCAGCTCTGATCCGGTGTCAGCCACTAAATCAACATTTCAATGGAGGAAACTTTTTACAGAACTTTTTGTTGAGGTCACAGACTTTGTACAAACTGTTCGATATCACAAGGTTTTTAAATCAAGGCTGAAAACTGAACGTCTGCTTTCAAATTCAATCATCAATAAAGTTTGCAACACTAGGAACTACAGTCATTACCTCATTCACCTGACATATTAAAGTGCCCCTTCTCACTGTGTTCATTttccatcttttattttgaaaacatcagATTTATTTGGGATCAATGTgtgaattatgttttttgtttatagcATTCAATAACACGATTCTTAGACTTTTGATCCTTAGCATTTTATTTCACCGACatataaatacactttttatatagacatacacacacacacatgttttatatatatatatttatactgtatatgatTTTACACAGAGAAGCCTTTCTTTCATTCCTCTCTTCACTATAGTGAGTCTGTGATCTTATGATGTGAATCTCAATGGATTGTTGCTATTCTTAAAAAAGCTGTGAGTGAATCGCCGGgaatagaaaatgaaaagattataATAACATGCACAGATCACAGTGGCTGAACTGGCTGTATATCTTCAGGTAATGACGGCATGTCATCAGCAGGGGGCGCCACAAGCTAGCTGACGGCTCAAATGGGACTACAGGACTGGTCTCAGGGTTCTGAAGGAAACGTGTCACAGATTATTCACAAATGTCTTAATTTACAGACTTTTACAATCatgtctttatatttacattggttAGGGTTGAATTTGATTTGAACAAAATGAATTCAGACTTTTCCTTCAGGGCAGATTGTTTCACAGTCTCTCACACTGTggatttgattgacagcttgcCAGTCAGTGCCGACCTCAGCAGATGTCCGGCCCTCACAGATGTTTGCTCTGAGTCCAGTTAAGGTCACGACCCTCCTCCCCTCACTGCCTCGTAATTGGATCTTTTTTTAACCATCATGAAAAAagtctgacatttaaaatgtggcTTTAACCTGTTAAACGATCAGATTGAAGGTTACCCCGTTCTTCAGTTAAAGGTCATCACTGTTTGTCACTCGCTCTGCTTCCGGTTGCTCTTCTGTCAACTCACAATAAGTCCTCTTCTCTCAGGGACATAAAAAGCTGCACATGGCTAATTCGTATTCCAGATGTGACTATAAAGCATCCTGCCTCACACAAGTGGTTTTCAATTAGCTTCCACTGGGTCGGACTGATGAGGATTTAAATTCAAGTGTGACACAAGAACAGCCACGAAACTGGACTCAGCAATgttctgctgtgtttctgtcctgtGCAATAAAAGCATTTATAGTCTCACATGTGGAATGTCATGTGcattatatttagttttaatgtTCGAGCTGGACGCTGACATCATGTGCAGACAGTCCCAGGGGCCTCATATCTGAGCTTCAGTCTTTCAGTCTGTCCTCACTCGCTCAGCTCGTCCACAGCTTCAACCTTCAGGCCGGTTTACACTCCAACATCTTCTTGAAGGCTTTCCGGAAGCTGTCGTCCAGGAAGGCGTAGAGGAACGGGTTGAGGCAGGAGTTGGCGTAGCTCAGGCTGGTGATGAAGTAAGAGATTCCGATCAGCAGGGGCGTGGTGGTCAGGTCCGTGGTCAGGGCCACGATGGTGCTGAGGTGGAACGGGGTCCAGCAGAACAAGCAGACGGCCAAAACTATGAACACCATGATGGTCACTTTCTTCTTGGCCTTGTCCAGTGCCTTGGCATTGCTGTTGAGGCGCATGTTCCTCAGCTTGTAGAGCATCATGGTGTATAAGATGCAGATGGTAGACACCGGGATGGCAAAGCCCAGGATGAGGGTGTAGATCCGGCTGGCTTTGAACCACAGCCTCTCGGGGCTGGGGAAGCTGAGCACGCAGCTCTCCCTCTCGTCGTGTGGGTTCACGTAGACGCCGGCGAACACGGTGAAGGGCATCACCACGAGGATGACCAGGATCCAGACGCACAACGAGATGATCTTGGCTGCTCGGTAGGTGCGGTAAGGCATTCGCTTGGACCTCACTGTCGCCAGGACCACCAGGTAGCGATCGATGCTCATCACCGTCAGAAACGAGATACTGGAGAAGATGTTGTAATGATCGATGCTGAGGATGACTTTGCACAGAACCTCCCCGAAAGGCCAGTGGTGCAGCAGGTGCTCGGCGATGTTGATCGGCAGAACCAACGTGAACAAGTCGTCCGCGATGGCCAAGTTCAGGATGAACATGTTGGTGACAGTTTTCATCCGTGGAGCTTTGAGGATCACGTAGATGACAGCCGTGTTGCCCGTGAGTCCCACGGCACAGATCACCGAGTAGATGATGGGGATGAGGATGTAGAGGTCCGCGTACAGATAGAACTCAGAGGGGAGGGTGCAGTTCAGGTCCGAGCGGTTTCCTGAGCTGAGAGAGTAGAAGTCCACAGAGGAGTTGCAGACCGGCAGGGACCCGTCGGGGACGGACACGTTCTCCATGCTGGAGAGACAGTTACATGGAACCTGGTCCAACTGAGAATCTGTTCTGAGGCAAAGTCCGCAGAAGAAATATGAGTCAGGTTTTCAGAGAAACATTTGAGTGTTTCCCTTCATGTCGTCACACAGGGTGTGTCACTGCTCCCGGAGCTTAATTCAGATTCATTCAGATCCATCAAGAGCTCAGCCTGTGACCAGTAAACACTCAGATTCACAGTGTGAGAGCCACAGCTTCCAGTCGCAGGTCCAGGGAACTCAAACTGGTTTATGATGTTCCACTGATGCTTCACTTTCTGACATCATTAAAAAACCCTGTGAGTGTCTGAGTCTacgctcctctcttctctcaggcTGGATTTTATATTCACAGATTTCTAAAACATCTCCTCAGGGTTCTTTCATCTGTTCACATTAATATTCACACAGTGGATttgtccttctcctcttcctgtccacCTCCTGTCTGTCCCCAACAGCAAAGAGACGAGATTCCACAAAATGACTGAGTCCAATAAAAAGTTGATGCTCACATAAGGTTGAGTGATGTCTTCCTGGTGCGTTCTGGAGATGGAGCTTCACGCACCAGTGACGTCTCTGGACATCAGGGCTCCTCACCAGTGGAGACAGACGCAGGGACGAGTCTCACACCAGCAGAAAAACGTCCAGGACTGAACGAGCTGAATCCGACTCAGTCAACGATGTCTCCTCTCATACTAAAGAGACAAAGATGGAACTGATGAAGATGTCCTCTTTATTCCAAAAGAGCAGCagaattaaaatgtgtattaaaTCGTCTCTTCACCTTTTGTCCTCGTGTCCCCAGAAACAAATGATCCAGGACGAAAGAGTAAAAATCCATCAGTTCATCTTCTCTGTGTCACCGGGAGAGTCTGAGTGACTGAGACTGAGCTGAGAGGAAGATCCACAGATCACCAGCCTCcagacctccccccccccccccccctctctctctctctctctctcccctccctccctccctctctccctcactcccccctctctctctctacctatctccctctgttttgtctctcctccttccctctcctgtctctttctctcctctctctctctctctctctctctctctctctctctctctctctacctctctctctacctccctctatACCTCCCTGTGttttgtctctccctccttccctcccccgtctctctctctctctttctctctatctccatctatctctatctatatctatatctctctccttccctctgttttgtctctctctctctctctctctctctctctctctctctctctctctctctccctccctctctccctcactccccccctctctctctctacctatctccctctgttttgtctctccctccttccctctcctgtctctttctctcctctctctctctctctctctctctttctttctctctctcccctgtctctccctccctccctctcctgtctctttctctcctctctctctctctctctctctctctctctctctctctctctttctctctctcccctgtctctccctccctccctctctctctctccacctctctctcaccAGTCTCAACCAGTGAGCAGAGCACAAACCCTGGAGACACAGAgcaaagtgtttgtttgcagaaTGAACTGGTGATGCTGGATCCAGAGCTAATTGCTGGAGAAACAGGGCACGttacaaaaagcacaaacaaacacaaggaatCTCAAAGTGTGTACAGAAGATGACTCTCTACAGGGAACTGATAACCACCATGAGGTGATCAGCTTCTACTGCAGTGATGGGAGATGAGTGGCAGCTGGTCAGACTGGGAGGAGCAGAGCCTCGGAGCTGAAAACCAGGATTATGACAATAAGCAAGTAGCTTTTGTGCAGGTTTGTGTGACATTGACCCATCGGTGCTAATTGCACCAATCAGAAACAATTAAAGCACAAACTACAAAAAGAGCTTCATGCATCTGCGTCACCGTGGAGAACATCTGAGGCTGAATGGCCCTCAAAGACCGTTTAGTTCTTTCCATGACAACCGCTCTTCAGTCTGTGAGCTCTCAGAGAACGTCAACATCCTGACACAGAGCCGGAGGTGGTGCACTGATGgagcagctcctgctccagTGACTGATCATATTCATACAGTGACTAACCCTAAACCCGGCTGCTAATCAACCATCCAAACAAACCACGACCAACAGATCCTTTCCCCCCCGGCTGCGTGGATCTACAGCCAGAAGTTCACCATACCCTAACCCAGCTTCAGGTTCCTCTCAGCCTGTAAGTTGCAGAATAGCTTCCACTCATTTTAGGAAAATGAGTGTGTTGCCCAGGAACCTCCTGGCTGCATGGAAGACTCCTGCAGTCGTTGAAGTGATTGGTCAGTCGTCCAGGCACCAGACAGATCGATGTAAGCATCTTGTTAGTAAGGAGCTCCTGAATGGTGTCACCTTGAACTGGAACACTTGTCCTTCAAACAGTGAAGTCGACTGACACATCTGCCATCAGCCGCCTGCTGTGCACGTGGAACAGCTGCTCTCACATTTCTCCTCGGCTGTTTTTCCTGTTCTTCAAAACTCTGTGACACTGTGCGTACAGCAGCTGGTCCCAGTCCTCAGCGAACTGCAGGCCGTCTCATGACTGGGAGAAGATCATTTAAGTTATTACCTCACCAGATCTTTTCTTACTCTAAActagttttaaataatttcttgTGAGGAAGGAAGTAGAGACGTTGGCAGATTACAGCTTATTCATGCAGAATGATTGACAACTTCAGGTTAATATACAGTCCTTATATAAGGTTTTATAGAAAGATCATCTGTTCAGAATATTATGAAACAGTTCCGAGTCAGTGATCGTTTTCTCCTCGTGTCTCGTTCTTCAGGTGAAACCTGGtgacagcagcttcagccacaaagtgaagaagtgaagagcaATTCAAAGGTTCAGTAGAAGGAAACGATCTGAGATCAGTGTCTGCTCAGCTGCTGACGATGCTTCATGACTCATGTGTTCATCCACAGaactgatctgagacctgcAGTGAATTCTCTTCACATGTTCCCTGTGAGTttattgtgaatgtgtgatTGTTCCATGAAGCAGACTGTAGAGGTTTCCACAGGGATTTCAGAGAAACGGGGGCTgctgaataaaataatgattaatGAAAAGGAACCCCCTCGGTCAATCAACACAACATAACATCAACGCACCAGTGACACAGAACTGTCATCTCCAGTAACACACCAGAGCGTGTGCATTTCTCAAAGACACAGATCCAggtcaacaaacacaaaggaatTCATAAGTTTGACCATTGACACAAAAAGCTGAAGCTGCTTCTGTGAACACGAGGAGCCGCGGTGGCGATCCGGGCCGGATTCTAACTGCCGGCTGTTGAGTACATGACTTATTAGATTGTGGGTTTGAGCCGAGGATGTGAGGTGAGTGATAAGAGGAGCCCGAGGCAGGACAGGGACTGATCAACACACAATGGTGATAACAACTAATTGTATGTTTCTCAGtgtcccactgtgtgtgtgtttgtgcgtgtctgtttgtctgtgtgtgtgtgtgtgtgtgtgtgtgtgtgtgtgtgtgtttgtgtgtgtgtttgtgtgtgtttgtgtgtgtgtgtgtgtgtatgtgtgtttttgtgtgtttgtgtgtatgtgtgtgtgtgtgtgtgtgagtatatatacatatatttgaagAAAACACACCCAGGTCTGTTTATCTAAAATGATTCCAcaaatggagagatggagcttggatgatgatgatgatgatgatgatgatgatgatgatgaagatgatgatgacgatgattaGTTATTTCTTTGTTATGATAATAAACTGAGATCATCACGTCCTTTCTTACTTCTTCTCAGGGcacttttccttctttcccttaatctctctcttcttcctctctctcagccCCCCCACCATCTTCAGCCGTCTCCGCTCTTCTCCAGTAATCACTGctgttcctccctctgctgttcctccctctgctgttcCTCCCCCTGctgttcctccctctgctgttcCTCCCTCTGCGCTCCCTCCCTGTCAGGATGATCTGCCTCCACTCTCTCATTGCCTGGCAACGCAGCTAACCACAGTGGGCTAATTACGCGAGACATCCTGGTCCAGCTGTCCataaggaggggggggggggggggggggtaatatgTATAAGTAAATTAATCCGTCTGTTATTTTAGATTcagatcaaattaaatgaaagtttATTGTCATATGCACCAATGACAGGGACATGTGAGGCAACGTCTACACAGTAGACGACtgtacaaaatagaaaaataacattccatataacatataacatataacatataacatataacatacaacatataacatataacatataacatacaacatataacatataacatagtcaagtgatgcagcagtttactgggtgaagaagtggggaatattaaatatatgaatatatgtgaagtgtatttgtatgagtgagGGAGCAGagtgtacatggtgactgttcagagggtAGAAAAATAACATAGTATGTCACATAACATACAACATAGTCAGACTATTTGGAGAATAGTTAAATGAAACACTGCTTCAGTGCATtgaaatacacagacacacatacagatcTGGAATCCCAGTGCTTCGTCCCAGTCCCAGTCAGACAGGTCTTCCAGCTTGGTAAGTAGGATGAGAACACGGATGATACCATATTGGGTCTGAGTCAGTGCAGCAGGGGGACTAATGGTCCCTTCACAGATAATTGAGTTATCTACAATTCACTGGTCTGGTCTCAGTCTGCTGCTGTGGGAGTTTGTAGAAAAGATCATTACTGAGTCTcagtgtgaacgtgtgtgtcgGACTCACTTGCTTGTGTCGTATAGGATGTGTAACATGGTTTTTTGTCTCAGTGTGAACGTGTGAGTCGGACTCACTTGCTTGTGTCGTATAGGATGTGTAACATGGTTTTGTGTGTCACCAGCAGCCAGACAAAATCCACTCGCTGCTGATTTTTAACACACGTCAGCAAACATAAATTAAACTAAACTTAGAAAGTTTCTCTCGTATTTGAATTCACCACATGGATGCTGCTCCACACACAGGTTGGCAGATAAAACCTTGTGTTGACACATCTCTTCCAtttattaatgttaatgtttcttttcatcATTATGCTTTAAGTAGTAAGTAGTCCCTCAGGGATTCAAATACATttgttaaccctaacccactttATCATCACCGCCTTTGGATATCAAATCATCACATTCTAATTCAGATCAGTGTAAAAACCATCTGCTGCCTCGAGTTGACTTAAACTGTGACTTGTCAAAATAAGATCCCACCTGACGTTTCAATGGAAACACACTTGTTCATGCTCGGCTTCATGTTGAAGCTGCTGGTTGACACGCTGGTCACTCAgtgagaagcagctgcaggttgaTGTTAAATGCTCCTGATGTGGAAAGCCTCAGTGAGACATGTGTCCCTGCATCAGGCCGAGAGCCGACACCAAACTGTTCTCAGGTCTGTCCCAGATGTTCTGAGCTGCAGATCATTTGAAACAGCTGTTTCACAACATGACCCGGTGAAAGTCCAACAGACAAATCCCAGGACTCTTCTGGAGAATGATCAGTGAGTCATTTGTGAGCTCTGCTCCGTGGCGTCTGCTTTCCttaggagaggagagagaaggaggtgaaagAAGATGTGAGGGGGGAACAGgatggagaagggaggaggtgaagtgaaggATGGCAGTTGATGAATGACTCATTGATTCTGGCAAGTGAACCTTTGTTATACCAGCAGTCGTTCTaagggaaaagaagaaaagcttACAAAAGAGTGAGCACGGGACCACGTGCACAAACTGAGTGATGAATAATGCTGCTCTATAACTCAGGCAGGTTGTGAATAATTCACTGATGCATAAAAAGCTCCTGACATCATCTGTGTTCTGAAGACCACGACTCCCAAAGCAGCAAATAATCATCCTCATGGTTCCACTCATGGTGAGCAGATGATCTCTGGTTCCCCTTTAATTCCAGGGTTAGTTTATGGAAGAGGACGTCAGCCTGAATCTTCATCAAACTGGGAGCCTCAGGTCGCAGCTTCCTGCCACCTGTGTTTCTGTTCCATAGCTCAACACATTACAAACCACTCGCTCTGCTTCATTGGACTGTTCCACAACTGTGTGCATCACATGATCGTAGCCATTCACAGCCACACATCTCT
This genomic window contains:
- the npbwr2b gene encoding neuropeptides B/W receptor type 2b, giving the protein MENVSVPDGSLPVCNSSVDFYSLSSGNRSDLNCTLPSEFYLYADLYILIPIIYSVICAVGLTGNTAVIYVILKAPRMKTVTNMFILNLAIADDLFTLVLPINIAEHLLHHWPFGEVLCKVILSIDHYNIFSSISFLTVMSIDRYLVVLATVRSKRMPYRTYRAAKIISLCVWILVILVVMPFTVFAGVYVNPHDERESCVLSFPSPERLWFKASRIYTLILGFAIPVSTICILYTMMLYKLRNMRLNSNAKALDKAKKKVTIMVFIVLAVCLFCWTPFHLSTIVALTTDLTTTPLLIGISYFITSLSYANSCLNPFLYAFLDDSFRKAFKKMLECKPA